The stretch of DNA GTTGCGTTTACGTCTTTTACGGCGTCGGCTCCGCGTGTGTACGAAATTGCAGCAATATACAAACAACACAATATTAAAACGGTTTATGGAGGCGTGCATGCTTCTCTTTGTCCCGATGAAGCTACAAATTATGTTGATGTTGTTGTTAAGGGAGAAGCCGAAACGATATGGGCTGAGATATTGTCCGATTTTGAAAACAATAACTTAAAGAGAGTTTACGACGGCACACGTTGCGATCCGGTTAAATTTCCTATTCCACGTTACGACCTTTACAATAAAAAGTACAAGCTTCATGGAATCATCACTTCTCGCGGTTGTCCCATGAATTGCGACTTTTGCTCGGTATCGGTGTTTAGCGGAACAAAACAAAGGCTCAGAGATGTTGATGATATTTTAGATGAAATTGAAGCGTTACCGACAAAGTTTTTCATATTCTTCGACGATAACATTATTGGCTATAGTCAGCATGGAAAAGAAAGAGCAATAGAACTTTTTAAGGGAATGGTAAAACGAAGGCTAAAAAAACAGTGGATAGCACAAGTTTCACTGCACGTAGCCGACGAACCGGAAGTTTTAAAGTGGGCGGCAAAAAGCGGATGTAAAATTTTGCTTATAGGGATTGAATCTGAAGTTAGTAGTGGATTGAAAGATGTTCATAAAAATTTGAATCTGAAAATAGGCGTTGATAACTACAAAAAATCTTTTAAAAAAATTCATAAGTACGG from Lentimicrobiaceae bacterium encodes:
- a CDS encoding radical SAM protein; the encoded protein is MSKDKKYKLLLINPVSRYKRGMGMLISSTYPPVALGIIAALTPDHWDVKLIDENFDDFVFTEADLVAFTSFTASAPRVYEIAAIYKQHNIKTVYGGVHASLCPDEATNYVDVVVKGEAETIWAEILSDFENNNLKRVYDGTRCDPVKFPIPRYDLYNKKYKLHGIITSRGCPMNCDFCSVSVFSGTKQRLRDVDDILDEIEALPTKFFIFFDDNIIGYSQHGKERAIELFKGMVKRRLKKQWIAQVSLHVADEPEVLKWAAKSGCKILLIGIESEVSSGLKDVHKNLNLKIGVDNYKKSFKKIHKYGISVLGTFIFGLDSDTPQMLSNRRDYIIKSSVDTYQASILTPLPETPLYKKLEKEGRITKTNYPDDWEYYNVLEPVFKPNNMSGEEMINVMDDVWHSIYNRRTARKKFIRTFINTKSLVTAIWAYSSIYSYYNIVFEREILAKNPKYYKWLKKYSKKE